Sequence from the Larimichthys crocea isolate SSNF chromosome XXIII, L_crocea_2.0, whole genome shotgun sequence genome:
TTTATCTGTGCGGCCTGCCGGGGAAGAAACTGGAGAAGCTGCGGCGTCTCGTGAACGCTGCAGGAGGTCTGCGCTTCAACCAGCCCAGTGAGGAGCTCACACATGTGGTCATGGGAGAGCTCGACCAGGACCTGAAGAATTTTCTCACCAAAGCGACACACAGGTTTGAACAACAAAGATTCTTACCTCTAACCCATCGTAGATTTCTACGATCTTTAAAAGTACTGTTGCAGTTTAGCAGTTTTACAGTATGTCAGACCGTTGAGACGacgttctgtctgtgtgtctcttcaCAGACCTCATGTAGTAACAGTGCAGTGGCTCGTGGACAGTTTCTCCAAAGGCAGTCTGCTCCCAGAAGCAGGTTACCTCCACCCTGGCTGTCTGCCCCCTGCTCCGGCTGCTGTGTCAGTGCCTGCTCATCAGACTCCCACCTCCAGGCCCTCAATCGGTCCCCCCGTGGCCAGTCCCAGCACACCGAGGCATAACAGGGCAGAGGAGGATCTGCTCTCACAATACATGGATGATGACCCTACAGTAGGTAAGTGTCTGTTGTTGAACTTACTGGAGGCTGATATAATATACCTGGGCATATTTATATACTGCAGCTAATTTAGCTTTCATCCTTCAGTTGACATGCCTCCACCAGCAGAGGGCAACAGCAGGAGGTCCATCAGTACAGCTGTAGAGCCTCAGCCTGAAGTCTGGACATCAAATCAGACCAGAGGTCAGGACTCAACCCTGCAGGAAGCCAGCGAGGCAGGCCTGTTTTTTGGGAAGTGTTTCCTTCTCGTGGGTTTCGGCACCGAGGCCGAGGCCCAGCTCTCTGTGCTGGTGACAGAAAACGGAGGCCGGGTGCTGATGGGCCGCACACGCACTGTGGCAGACTACGCTGTGGTCCCCCTGCTGGGCTGTTCAGTGGAGGCCACAGTGGACGAGGTGGTCACTGATACCTGGCTGGTAAGATCATAGCctcactgtttttattgtatcTGTTTCATATGAAAGAGCTTGATAAGTTTTAACCTGACTGTTACGTTATGTTCATTTTCAGGCCATGTGTGTGGAGAAGGAGTGTGTTCTGCAGCTGTCCTCCAATCCTTTGTTCACCCCGGTTCCTGTGATGGACGAACGTTTCCCTCTCAGAGATTGCGTCCTCTCCGTCAGCCAGTTCACCGGAGCGGAGCGGGAGTCTTTGGTGGAGCTGGCCAAGCACCTTGGAGCCGAGTATGGTTACATCACACATGCTGTTTTACTATTAGGCTACAATAAGTACATACATGTACtgatataaagagctgcaggagtGTTTGGTGTTTATCTCCTTACATGTTTAAAGATTACAACAATACTAGTAGTTTTAGATGTATTTGTCTGGAGACTTGTACTGTAactattgtttttgtgtcaaaaacTGGAATTTCCATTGTGCTCTTTTTAGCCTTTGGATCTCCTGAGCTGCTAAATTCACACAGAGGAAGTCCGGTGCACATTGTTCTCTCTCCTGCATACTTTTACCCTCATGTGTCCTGCCCGCTCAATGTGAACTACCTGTCTAAAAtccccttttttcttctgtctccctCCTGCAGTGTCCAGGATTACTTTGTACGCCTGGCCAACCAAAAGAAAGGCATGCTGGCCAGCTCTCATCTGGTGTTGCAGTGCCCCGAAGGCACAAAGTACCAAGCAGCGAAGAAATGGGGGCTCCCCGCTGTCACGATGAACTGGATACTAGAGTCTGCTCGGACTGGCCAGAAGGCAGAGGAGGGGCGTTTTCTAGTTGACCTGCCACCGTCTCCAGGTTGAAAATACTTTCTTGATTAAAGCCTATATGTGGATCTAAATGGCTGGGTGTGCAACATGATGTATGGCAGTCATTTCCAAggatatttaagttttttttctctgctctgacacgactttatttctttcctctgcAGAGAGGAATGATGAGAGTTTCGTCGGCGGTTCCCAGAAGCCCATCATGCCTCCACCAGCACGTACGTCTCCAGAAATCCCTTTGCTGGGTCCCCGGAGCGGTAAGGCCGTCACGCCGCTGGATATGGGTCGCTTCCGGAGCAAAGTGTTACGCTCCGTGTTGGAAAAGAAGAACCCCGAAGAGGACATCAGCACCCCCAAACAAAACCAGGAGAGCGGCAGAAGGAACCCCCTTCAGAAGGAGCCCTCACTGCGGCTGGATACTCCCTCTCGCTTCCTCATCAGAGACCAGCTTTTCAGGCCCTCCTTCGTCACCAAGGTTGGGGGACCcactttttttgctttatgaTCTAAACTTGTAGTAATAAATAGCGTGCTGTAAATACATGGACTATTCCTTTTTCTTAAGGATGCACAAGGAGCAATGGAGACTCCAGGGGGAAAATCCAAACCAGGAGAGAAGATGGGGACGCCACTGACTGAAGTCATCCACAGGAACATGAGGGTGGCTCTGGCCAACAGCACCGGAAATAACAGCCCAGATATGCAAGCTATCTCTGCTAGCCCCCAGTTTACCAAGACCACAGAGAAGGAGGTAAAATACAGCACGCTGAGGCGGTTTAACGCTGACGGAGGATCTCTTAGAATTAAAGAAGTCTCAGGACTTTGTTATTTATAGTACAAGTGGATGTTGACATATGATCGAGTAGCTTATATACTGTCCATGTCACTCAGTATTGTTCTGTTTGTAAGGTCCCTGAAAAAGAAGCCGGCCCTCTGAGCGGTGTTGTGATCTGCGTGGGAAAGAAGCTGAGCAAAATGCAGAGTGAACTCAACGCTGTCGCTGCCTCCCTCGGAGCTGACTTCAGGTATTCAccacattttatgatttaaattttttttttccccctcctcgaATCAGTTAAATCAGCAAACAGTCGTCGTTCTGTGGAAAATGACATTCCAAAGTTTATCTGGAGTTCATCTGAAGCTTCAGCAGTCTGTATTAGACAGATTAAGTGAGCATCATCcaaagttaatttgtttttagtAACAATTTCCTGCTTTGTATAACTGTAattgtgtctctgtgctctgaCTTAAAACTCTTTcttcaatttcaaaataaaagcatcacaaCAACCAGTAACCCTTTTTCAATGTACATCTGGGCACGTCAGGATCGACTtaacctttttcatttttatttttggtcgATCTGGATGCAAATTAAATACAATAACATTTCTTCATCGACTTGTTTCAGGTGGGCGTGCGACGATACAGTGACGCACTACATCTACCAGGGCCGCGTCGGGGACAACACCCGGGAATACAGAGGCGTGAAGGAGAGAGGGCTGCATGTGGTGTCCCAGTACTGGCTGCACGCTGTACGTTTTACGGATTAGACGTATTAGTGCGGTCCATCTGAGCTTTAAtgccgctctctctctgtgaaaacattttgttgataCTGGCTACACACGCTTGTAAAGAAATGATGTCATCAGTAAGATACATAAAGTGATATTAAGATACATCTGATTTCATTTGGGATCTCATTTTCATGGCAGtagatgctgctgtgtgcttCATCGTTCAGTAATTACCTCCCCGTCAACAAAACTTAATGAAAAACAGCTCTGATATGTTCATTTTGAAGACAGATTCTTCCCCTCAGAATCGTTTCATTCAATTATTTCTTGTGACTGTGCACACGAGTTTATAGCTAACCCGTGTCGTCTTGTGCAGTGTGCTGAGGAGCAGAGGCACGTCTCTGAGTCTTTGTATCCTTTCACCTACAACCCCAAGATGAGCCTAAACCTCAGCCAGGTGCCCAACAGCTCCCAGAGGTCTCCACCTTTAACACGGACTCAACTCAGAGACATCGCTGAGGCAAAGGCCGACAAGGTGGGTGTGAATATGTAATCTTACCTCTGTGGCTGTCTTTATGTGTCTGTAAGTCAAAAGAGTCAGTGAAGCGTTGGATACTGTTCAGCTCTGAATATATCTGTCCCTCAGTCCGCAACAGAAGAAGCGACGACTTTACGTCGTGTTAGTGATGGAAGCGTGGATCAAGAAGAAACGCATGATGCTGCAGACAGAAGTGGTGAGTGTCTTTTATTCCACAAATCTTCTGCACGTACTCGACGAAAccagttgcttttttttttaaacgatcATCTCTCGTGTGCAGATATTTCAGAGACTCTTGAAATGAGAGAGAACCTGCAGAGACAGCTCCAAGAGATCATGTCAGCCACTAAGCTGACGACAGGGAGACGCGCCTCCGTCAGACTCAGCAGGATGGGATCAGGAGGGGCCGACTCAGGCCCCAACACACCTGATCGGATCGGACGCAGCGGGAACAGACGTACTCTGGAAGCTCTTCGGTAAGGAAGCGTAGTGAG
This genomic interval carries:
- the topbp1 gene encoding DNA topoisomerase 2-binding protein 1, producing the protein MSKDKDKDKESFIVKFVESKGQKTECVVKAYEAVLELQSEKYLKTIDEDVVLHMDHNDKSLFVFSSFTTPAFLHCKKLGCRVVSPLVVLYCLQHQHCVPKAETPVYNMAMAGITVSCTSLDKETRMEVMDLVQLMGGRVYLDLNVSVTHLIAGEVGSKKYVVAASLGKPILLPAWVKACWEKSQDSLFRYTDLPIEDYLCPVLRGCTVCVTGLSSTERKEVQRLCEQHGAEYTGQLKMNECTHLIVNEPTGQKYECARKWNVYCVSLHWLFDSIEKGFCQDESRYTVERNTSKSTRPHTSTPTGTDKKQEGPSLLGLSHISVNASMTINDTALTNATFSRLEAPDPIDSLDITVCPADDILDGCKIYLCGLPGKKLEKLRRLVNAAGGLRFNQPSEELTHVVMGELDQDLKNFLTKATHRPHVVTVQWLVDSFSKGSLLPEAGYLHPGCLPPAPAAVSVPAHQTPTSRPSIGPPVASPSTPRHNRAEEDLLSQYMDDDPTVVDMPPPAEGNSRRSISTAVEPQPEVWTSNQTRGQDSTLQEASEAGLFFGKCFLLVGFGTEAEAQLSVLVTENGGRVLMGRTRTVADYAVVPLLGCSVEATVDEVVTDTWLAMCVEKECVLQLSSNPLFTPVPVMDERFPLRDCVLSVSQFTGAERESLVELAKHLGADVQDYFVRLANQKKGMLASSHLVLQCPEGTKYQAAKKWGLPAVTMNWILESARTGQKAEEGRFLVDLPPSPERNDESFVGGSQKPIMPPPARTSPEIPLLGPRSGKAVTPLDMGRFRSKVLRSVLEKKNPEEDISTPKQNQESGRRNPLQKEPSLRLDTPSRFLIRDQLFRPSFVTKDAQGAMETPGGKSKPGEKMGTPLTEVIHRNMRVALANSTGNNSPDMQAISASPQFTKTTEKEVPEKEAGPLSGVVICVGKKLSKMQSELNAVAASLGADFRWACDDTVTHYIYQGRVGDNTREYRGVKERGLHVVSQYWLHACAEEQRHVSESLYPFTYNPKMSLNLSQVPNSSQRSPPLTRTQLRDIAEAKADKSATEEATTLRRVSDGSVDQEETHDAADRSDISETLEMRENLQRQLQEIMSATKLTTGRRASVRLSRMGSGGADSGPNTPDRIGRSGNRRTLEALRVSREAAMDINTEPSQSEQIVWDDPTAREERAKLADNLQWPGSPSQHSEPFAPPPPPTVENGPQFRDSMTDSELVEMAACDVIDQHMGQKVATPPTKERENDLLTPKAPSIAFPLAIPPVAPEPQEECEEEKQPPRFQLSSLSPQERIDYSHLIEELGGVVLDMQCFDPSCSHIIVGTPLRNEKYLAAMAVGRWILHRSYLEACRSVGRFIQEDDYEWGSSSILDALPSITSQQRRLALAAMRWRKTLQGRPEQGGAFSGWTVMLNIDQSRESGFRRLLQSGRAKVLPSPSPSLYKEATHLFADFSRLKPGDFRVDISEATSQGVTCLKPEYIADYLMQEPTPPVELYRLTEAPSGETPGTPSRKRKAAADNSRLKKTRLN